The following is a genomic window from Opitutus sp. GAS368.
CGGCGCGCTCGACCGCACCCTCAACGCGAAGAAATACATCCTGCCCGGCCTCGGCGATTTCGGCGACCGGCTCTACGGGACCTGATTCACGATGAAGGTGGGCCTGAAAAAGGCGAAGGACGGCCGCCCGACGGTCACCTTTGTGCGCGCCGACGGCTCCAGCACCACCGGCCGGCTGGGCGCGGGCGACTTCGGCCCGGTGCATGACCTCACGCATTACGCGGTCGAGATGACCCTCGGTCTGCAGCAGGGTTTCTACGGCCTGCTGGCCGCGGGCTGGAATATCACCGACTTCGAGGAAAAGGGCACCGCCGCCCGCCTGCCGGACGAGGCCATCGTGGCCGAGTGCATCGTCGGCCAGCTCACCAACACCGTGTTGGGCGGCCCGGAAGTCACGACCGCCGATTTCAGCTGGCTGGTGCGCGAAGCTGTCCGCGCGCAGCGACCCGCCGCCGCCGTGCCCGCCATTGACGACGCCGCGTTCCGCACGATGCGCGAACGTCTCGCCGTTCTCCTCACCCGCTGGCGCGCCCTGCCGCCGGGCGAAACGCTCGAGCTGCCCTGGCCGGCCTGAGGTGCGTTTGCAAAATGCGAAACGGCCGCTTCTCCAACTGTAGGAGGGGCTTTATGCCCCGATTCTGCTGACGGAGATATCATCCCATCGGGGCGTAAAGCCCCTCCTACAGCTTTTGCCAACACTCGCTAGTCCACCCAGCCGCCGGTCGCCTGCAGCGATGTGGGATCGCCGCGCCGCGTGATCCACACCGCCAGCGCCTGGCGGGTGACGCCTGGCTCGGCCTTTCGCGGCAGCTTCAGTTCCGCCGCGCCGTCGCGGAGTGGCGCCACGGTCAGTGCCAGCGCGACAAACTCGTGGTGCAACGTGCGCCCTTCGTTTTCCCCGGCCTTGACGCCGGACACGATCCCGCCGCCGAGCAAGGCCACATGGACCTCATAATCGCCGGCCGCGGCGAACGTCACCCGGCACGCGCCGTCGTCCGCATATTCCACCGCCAGGAGGCCGGTCTTCCCCGCGGACGCGGATGGCGGCGTGCTCCGCCGCCACTCCGCACCATCGAGCACGAAGCCGGGCGTGTAGACCGTGTCGCTGCCCCACGCGGCGGAGTAGGCGTATTGGCGCGCGGTGAATTCCTTGCTGGCGAAACGGTCGCGCCAGCCGAGGTGATCCCAGTAGACGACGTGAAAGGCCACCGGCACGAAATCGCGCCACAAGCCGGGCGCATCGCGCAGGCTGCCGAGCCACTCCTCGGCCGGCGGGCAGCTGCTGCAGCCTTCCGAGGTGTAGAGCTCGAGCAGGTGCGTGCGGCCCTCGCCGCTGGTGAAATGGAGCGGGGCCGCCGCGAGCGGGGCGGCCAGCAGGACGGGCAGGAGCAGCAAACGCATGGCCATGAGAGTGCACAACCCCGCCCGGCATTCCATTTTTTCGTGTTCATCGGCGCGAATCGCCGCCAAGTTGCGCCCCATGACCATCGATCGCCCGGGCCTCATCGTCGCCGACGGCTGGAAGGACTACCAGCTGCTCGACTGCGGCCTGGGCATGAAGCACGAGCAGTGGGGTCCCTACACCCTCGTGCGCCCCGACCCGCAGATCATCTGGCCACGCACCGGCGGCAACGGCCGCTGGGAAAACTGGGACGGCTTCTACCACCGTAGCGAGACCGGCGGCGGCAAATGGGAATACCGCAAGCCCCTGCCCGACCACTGGTCCATCCGCTACGGCAACCTGACGTTCAAGATCCACCCGACCAGCTTCAAGCACACCGGGCTCTTCCCCGAGCAGGCCGTCAACTGGGACTGGTTCACCGCGCGCATCAAGGCCGCGAAGGCCGCCGGCCGCGAGGTGAGCGTGCTCAACCTCTTCGGCTACACCGGCGCCGCCTCCGTCGCCGCGGCCGCCGCCGGCGCGAGTGTCTGCCACGTCGACGCCGCCGAGGGCATGGTCAAGTGGTGCAAGGAAAACGCCGCGCTCTCCGGCCTGGCCGAGGCGCCCGTCCGCTACATCACCGACGACTGCCTCAAGTTCGTCCGCCGCGAGATCAAGCGCGGCCGCAAATACGACGCCATCATCATGGACCCGCCGACCTACGGCCGCGGCAGCACCGGTGAGATGTGGAAACTCGAGGACCACCTCTGGGAGCTGCTGAAGGAGTGCCAGGAGGTGCTGAGCGACCGCCCCGTCTTCGTCCTCATCAACGCCTACACCGCGCGCCTCTCGCCGACCGTCGTCGTCAACCTGCTCGCCGGCCTCCTGTCCGGCGCCGGCGGCCGCATTTCCGGCGGCGAGGTCGGCCTGCCCATCCGCCGCGACGGCAAGGTTCTCCCCTGCGGCATCTTCGGCCGCTGGGAAGCCACCTAAAACGAAACCTGAGAACTGAAACCTGAGACCTGAGTATTAAACACCCAAAACCCCTTGACCACTCGGGAGTGTCTTCAAACCCATCAAATACTCGTTTCCTGTCATTCTGAACGAAGTGAAGTTCCGAGCGCAGCGACATCCTAATCCATGCTTTCGCTCGTGATATGGTCTTCGCTGCGGTGGATCCTTCGCTGCGCTCAGGATGACAAACCGGGTTTGAAAATACTCCCTAATCCACACCCATGCCCGCTAATGGCTTAGTTCGATCCTGCTCTCTGTCTCCGGTGTTTTCGTTTTCAGGTTTCAGGTCTCAGGTTTCAGGTTTCTCCTAATGTCCCTCCCCGCCCACTACCTCGCCACGGCGACCGCGTTGCTCGAAAAGGCCTGCGCGCAGAACGCGCCGGTTCTGAAACAGCTCGGCCCGGTCATCGGCGAGTCGCTCGCCAAGGGCGGCATGCTCCACCTCTTCGGCAGCGGCCACAGCGAAATCATCTCCCGCGAAATCATCGGCCGCGCCGGCGGACTCATGTGCATCACCGGGATCTCTGACCCGACCGGCGGCTTCATCGAGAACCTGGCCGGCTACGGCACCAAGCTCGCCGAGCGTTACGACCGCCAATACGGCCTCTTGCCGGGCGAGACCATCATCGTCATCTCCAACTCCGGCAAAAACTCCTCGCCGATCGAGGTCGCCCTCTACGCCAAGGCCCGGGGCCTGCACGTCGTCGGCCTGACCTGCGTCGAGATGTCCAGGACCGCCGCGACTGTCCACCCGGGCGGGAAAAATCTCCACGCGATCGCCGACTACGTTCTCGATAACTGCGGCGTGCCGGGTGATGCGATCACGCCGGTGGCCGATGACGTCATGGCCGGCCCGACCTCGACGCTCATCGGCGCCACGTTGCTCAACCTGCTTTCGCTCGAGCTGATCGCCTGGCTCAAGGCCGGCGGCCATCCGCTGCCCATCCTGCGCAGCCAGAACCTGCCGGGCGCCATCGAATACAACCGCGAGCTGGCCAAGAAATACCGCGGCCGCCTCAGCCGCCAAGTGGCGTGATCACCCTGCCGTCCCTTCGCTTCTTTGTTTCTTCGTGTGAATAATTCCTCTTTCAAGATCGGCGTGGACGGTGGCGGCACCAAGACGGAACTGATTCTCGTGGATCCGGCGGGCGCCGGCGTCGCCACCTACATGGCGCCGGGCTGCAACCCGAGCCAGGTCGGCCCCGACCAGGCGCGGACCATCCTGCTCGAGGCCCTGCGGACGCTGCGCGCCCAGCAGCCGGGCGCGGTCATCCAAACCACCCATCTCTACATGGCCGGCGCCCCCGCTTTCTGGCGGGAGGTCGGCGCGGCGCTCAGCGGTTTCGGCACGGTCGTGACCGGGCCCGACTCCGCGCCCGTGCTCGAACTCGCGACCGGCGGCGCGCCGGGCCTCGTGCTGCACGCCGGCACCGGCTCGTTCGTCAGCGCGCGCGATCCCGGCGGTTCCATCCATTATGTCGGCGGTCTCGGCTGGAAGTTTGGCGATCCCGGCAGCGGCTTCGACCTCGGCCGGCGCGGGCTCGCCGTCGCCCTGCTGGAATTGCAGGCCCGCCCCGCCGGCGCCGCCCTCTCGCCGCTGGCCGCGGCGCTGTGCGCCCACACCGGGCTGGAGGACTACGCGGCCAACTCGCGGTATTTTTACAGTGATGCCGCGGCGCAGGCCAAGATCGCCGCCTTCGCCCCGCGCGTGGTCGAGCTCGCCACGGCGAACTGCGGCCCCGCCCAGCAGGTCATCGCC
Proteins encoded in this region:
- a CDS encoding BadF/BadG/BcrA/BcrD ATPase family protein — translated: MNNSSFKIGVDGGGTKTELILVDPAGAGVATYMAPGCNPSQVGPDQARTILLEALRTLRAQQPGAVIQTTHLYMAGAPAFWREVGAALSGFGTVVTGPDSAPVLELATGGAPGLVLHAGTGSFVSARDPGGSIHYVGGLGWKFGDPGSGFDLGRRGLAVALLELQARPAGAALSPLAAALCAHTGLEDYAANSRYFYSDAAAQAKIAAFAPRVVELATANCGPAQQVIADSLTDLARQADDVIHRHFPRPTAPLPCGVSGRILNSPPAATALRSLASQLNWPVELRFLDTAPIEGVRRLLLAAR
- a CDS encoding sugar isomerase domain-containing protein codes for the protein MSLPAHYLATATALLEKACAQNAPVLKQLGPVIGESLAKGGMLHLFGSGHSEIISREIIGRAGGLMCITGISDPTGGFIENLAGYGTKLAERYDRQYGLLPGETIIVISNSGKNSSPIEVALYAKARGLHVVGLTCVEMSRTAATVHPGGKNLHAIADYVLDNCGVPGDAITPVADDVMAGPTSTLIGATLLNLLSLELIAWLKAGGHPLPILRSQNLPGAIEYNRELAKKYRGRLSRQVA
- a CDS encoding class I SAM-dependent methyltransferase; the protein is MTIDRPGLIVADGWKDYQLLDCGLGMKHEQWGPYTLVRPDPQIIWPRTGGNGRWENWDGFYHRSETGGGKWEYRKPLPDHWSIRYGNLTFKIHPTSFKHTGLFPEQAVNWDWFTARIKAAKAAGREVSVLNLFGYTGAASVAAAAAGASVCHVDAAEGMVKWCKENAALSGLAEAPVRYITDDCLKFVRREIKRGRKYDAIIMDPPTYGRGSTGEMWKLEDHLWELLKECQEVLSDRPVFVLINAYTARLSPTVVVNLLAGLLSGAGGRISGGEVGLPIRRDGKVLPCGIFGRWEAT
- a CDS encoding DUF1223 domain-containing protein — its product is MRLLLLPVLLAAPLAAAPLHFTSGEGRTHLLELYTSEGCSSCPPAEEWLGSLRDAPGLWRDFVPVAFHVVYWDHLGWRDRFASKEFTARQYAYSAAWGSDTVYTPGFVLDGAEWRRSTPPSASAGKTGLLAVEYADDGACRVTFAAAGDYEVHVALLGGGIVSGVKAGENEGRTLHHEFVALALTVAPLRDGAAELKLPRKAEPGVTRQALAVWITRRGDPTSLQATGGWVD